From the genome of Numida meleagris isolate 19003 breed g44 Domestic line chromosome 32, NumMel1.0, whole genome shotgun sequence, one region includes:
- the LOC110389175 gene encoding keratin, type II cytoskeletal 5-like — MSRQCTVKNQCRTGFSAASAFIPSACSTGFVSRSVAQGGSCGTATGYGGFGGGFGSRSLYSIGGCKRISAAGRGSGFYGPAGFGAGTGISCGFGGAFGFGGGMGGPGFPTGGIQEVSVNQSLLKPLNLAIDPTIQSIRKEEKEQIQTLNNKFASFIDKVRFLEQENKVLETKWALLQEQGHKTVRNNIEPLFEAYINNLRRQLSSLLADKENLGGELSKVQSLAEDFKSKYEEEINKRTAVENEFVILKKEVDSTYMTKTELQARRDALLEEIDFLRALYEAELSQLQTQISDTSVILTMDNNRSLDMDSIIAEVKAQYEDIANRSREEAESWYQSRYEELQATAGRHGDDLRSTKQEISELNRHVQRLRAEIDSVKKQCASLQTAIADAEQRGELALKDARDKLAELEAALQQAKADLARQLREYQELMNVKLALDIEIATYRKLLEGEECRLSGEGAGAVNISVTRTAVGSGYGSGSCQSFRGSSGAGAGLCAGGMGFSSGSGQGMAGPCMVGGSSSSVQYISSSSTKRCY, encoded by the exons ATGTCTCGGCAGTGCACCGTGAAGAACCAGTGCCGGACCGGCTTCAGCGCCGCATCTGCCTTCATCCCGAGTGCCTGCAGCACCGGGTTCGTCTCACGCTCCGTGGCTCAAGGTGGAAGCTGCGGCACTGCCACAGGGTATGGAGGATTTGGAGGAGGTTTTGGAAGCAGGAGCCTCTACAGCATTGGTGGATGCAAGAGGATATCTGCGGCTGGAAGGGGCAGTGGATTCTATGGACCTGCAGGGTTTGGTGCTGGCACTGGAATCTCCTGCGGGTTTGGTGGTGCTTTCGGGTTTGGTGGGGGCATGGGTGGCCCTGGATTCCCCACTGGGGGCATCCAGGAGGTCTCCGTCAACCAGAGCCTTCTGAAGCCCCTCAACCTGGCGATCGACCCCACCATCCAGAGCATCCGtaaggaggagaaggagcagatCCAAACCCTCAACAATAAATTTGCTTCCTTCATTGACAAG GTTCGGTTCCTtgagcaagaaaacaaagtccTGGAGACCAAGTGGGCCCTTCTGCAGGAACAGGGGCACAAAACGGTCAGAAACAACATTGAGCCCCTCTTTGAGGCTTACATCAACAACCTCAggaggcagctgagcagctTGCTGGCGGACAAGGAGAACCTGGGTGGGGAGCTGAGCAAGGTGCAGAGCCTGGCTGAGGACTTCAAGAGCAA ATATGAAGAGGAGATCAACAAGCGCACAGCTGTCGAGAACGAGTTTGTGATTCTGAAGAAG GAGGTGGATTCTACCTATATGACAAAGACAGAGCTGCAAGCCAGGCGGGACGCCCTCCTGGAGGAGATAGACTTCCTCAGAGCCCTCTACGAAGCA GAGCTGTCTCAGCTGCAGACCCAGATCTCTGACACCTCTGTCATCCTGACCATGGACAACAACCGCAGCCTGGACATGGACAGCATTATCGCCGAGGTGAAGGCGCAGTACGAGGACATCGCCAACCgcagcagggaggaggctgAGTCCTGGTACCAGTCCAGG TACGAAGAGCTGCAGGCTACCGCAGGCAGGCACGGGGATGACCTCCGCAGCACCAAGCAGGAGATCTCTGAGCTCAACCGGCACGTCCAGCGGCTGCGGGCTGAGATTGACAGCGTGAAGAAACAG TGTGCCAGCTTGCAGACGGCCATCGCGGATGCTGAGCAGCGTGGGGAGCTGGCCCTGAAGGATGCCAGGGACAAACTGGCCGAGCtggaggcagccctgcagcaggcaaaGGCAGACCTCGCCCGGCAGCTGCGCGAGTACCAGGAGCTGATGAACGTCAAGCTGGCCCTGGACATCGAGATCGCGACCTACAGGAAGCTGCTGGAGGGCGAGGAGTGCAG GCTCTCTGGAGAAGGTGCTGGTGCAGTGAATATCT CTGTGACCAGAACTGCTGTAGGATCAGGATATGGAAGTGGGAGCTGTCAGAGCTTcagaggcagcagtggggccggagctgggctctgtgctggaggaaTGGGCTTCAGCTCTGGGAGCGGACAAGGTATGGCCGGGCCATGTATGGTCGGTGGGAGCAGCTCCAGCGTGCAGTACATCAGCAGCTCTTCGACCAAGAGGTGCTACTGA